CATGGTCAGCTGTTGAAGTGATTACAACAGGTCACTTTTTCAAACAATATGCTGCTTTTTTATCCTATATGAGCATATTTGCAACTTCTATTCTCTGCTTAATTTTGGCTCTCTTTTATTTTCAGAGAAAAGATGTTCAGTAAATATTAAAGAGCCCTATACAATACATAGGGCTCTTTTCTAATCCTGACTTAATTCTCCAACGCTTACAAGTAGATAACCCGGAAATCTTTTCTTGTCTTCTGCACTTAATTTGTTATACCAAGAAGTCATAAATTCTTTAACCGCTCCTGCGTCCGAAATAAAATCAAGGAAGTCAAGACTATTTAGAAATCCTACATTATATTCTTCCTTGAATATAATGCCACTTTTTCTAATAACATTTTCTAATGTAGTTGCAGGCTCTTCTTTTCCATATGGCCATGTACCATACTCTTCTGCATAACTCTTCCCAACTCGATATGGCAAACAATCTGCTGAAGGCGTTAATATAACGACTTTCCCTCCAGGCTTTGTAATCCGAGCCATCTCTTGAACAATAGCAACCTGCTCCTCTTCCTCAAAATGCTCTAAAACCCCTACATTCCAAGTGATATCAAATGAATCAGATAAAATATTGAGCATCCGAATATCAGAATGAAGAAAATTCGCTTCTACTCCTCGCTCCTTAAACGCTTTTTCGCTGTTTTCAAGCGCTTTTAATGAATAATCAACAAAGTAACGTTTGCTCCTCTTTGTGCTAACCTCATTGAGATGCGTCCTGTACCAGATCCAGCTTCTAAAATATTTAAACCATTTATATCTTTTGCTTCTTTTTCGATAACGTTAAAAATAAGTCCGCTTAAACTATCCCACTCATATGAAACATCTCCAGACCAAATTGCATCTCATATTTGCTTTTGTTTATCCATTGGTGTCCCCCACTTACTCATTTTTTAGAAAGTGTTCTAACAGTTCAATAAAAGCAGGATTATGATGGATTGCTGCTAAATGTTTTAAACCATAGCCACTATATTGAGAGAAGAGACCTTTTTCGTTTTCAACAAATTCAATATGTGTGTCAGGTAACATCATTCTCTGTGCCCTTGTGGCATGGGTACACCCATGATTTTAAATAGCGTTTTTGCCGCCACTTTGTTCGTATCCCCATATAATATAAGTGTCCTAACAAAATACTATCATCTTCATAACCTTGCTTTCCTTTGAAAAACCTTGTATCATAGCCTCCTATTTCTTTCAGAACATGAGCTTTATGAATGACGGGATGAACAAATCCCTCAACAATTCGTTCTTCAGGTAGCTCTTCTAAAAAAGAAAAGAAAGGAGATCTGGTATTGTAAGAGGAAAGGAGACCCACCCCCCTATTGGTTGTAGTTCCCCATATGAGGTCATAATTCCTGGAGAAATAATAGGTTCATCACTATCGTTCAAATACTTTATAAGAGGGGCCTACCATACTTTTGGGAAAATCATATCTAAATGTATTTTGGGAAGATAGTGAACATAAGGATAATACCCCCATATATAAGAGAAACAAAGCTGTCTCGCTTGAGCAATACCTATATTTTGACCTTCTCTAAAATAATAGGGGAAATTCCATAGTTTATAAGTTTATTTCTCAATACTTCGTTTTCCATATAGCCCTGGTTATATAAAACAACTGTGTTTTCCGAGAAATTTCCTAGACTTTCAAAACATTCTTTCATCATGTTGAAGTTGCCTTCTGTGTCAAAAAGTGAGAGTGGCATTGTATGGATAATTTCCATGCTCATACTTCCCCTCTATGCTATTCTGTCCACTCAATCAAATTAGGATGTTCATCTAAAATAGAGACATACTGTTCATGCCAACCATACTTACTTTCTGGATCTAATTCTATATAACGTCGATATTTAGTAAGCCTTTCCTCTTTAGTTGCCCAGCCGAAGTGTTTTAAGCGCCAGCTTGAAGTTGTACTTTTTAACTCAAAGATGTTTTTAGGAAATCTCCCACAATGTTGAGCTGTTTCTTTCCATACATAATTGAAATTCTTGTGATATCTTACTAAAAAAGGTCGATATGTAAGGTGGGCTCTCCAATACATATCCTCTCGATAGTGTGTCTTATTCCAAAAATCGTAAAGACGAAAACAGACCACGTCGAATTTTCTTTGTTCTAAAATCTCTTTTACACCAGAAGCAAATCCTGTTTCAAATATTTCATCTGCATCTAAGTTAAGAATCCAATCGGGATTTCTTTTAATCGTTTCTTCCCATTGTTGCTTGCGTAACTCCACCTCATTCGAAAACTTAGATTGTGTATTTTGAATTATATGCACTGGAATACCCTTAAGTGTTTCTAAACAAATGTCCACGGTATTATCTGTACTGCCATCATCAATAATAACCGCTTCATCTATAAATGTTCTATGCTGCTCTAACGCTTTTTTCAAATAACGATTTCCTTCGTTTTTAACAACCATTGAAAGAGTGAGTTTATTTTTCCCTTTTATATTGACATTCGTTTTTTTTTTCGTCATAAACTCATCAACATATGCTAAATCAGAATCTCGATAAATGTGGAAAGCCGGCATATGAGTATCTACATATAATGAAATACCGAGAGCTGCTGCCCGAATACAAAAGTGTCGGTCTTCTCCCCAAAAAGAAAGGTTTTTAATTTGTTTGAAGTTTACCCCCTTTTCTAACGCCCTTCGGCTTAATAATGTACAAGCTCCTAGCCCACCAACTTCATATAGGCCTTTTTCTTTCAATTTATTAATAAACTCCATGTGGCGTTTATATTTTTCCTCCTCTGTCAGTTCTTCTCCACGTCTCTGTTCCCATTGAGTATATTCATCCATAAGCCATACTTGTGGTAAGGGTTCTGTGTTTGGTTGCCACCGAGTCCAAAACACTTCTGAAACAATATCCTTTTCTGTTTGAATCAAATTCTCCACTGTTTCTGGCTCAAGTAGAAGATCTGAATCTATGAGAAATAAATAATCATACTTTTCTTCTAAGCAATGATTAATAATATGATTCTTGAAACCTGCAACTTTCCAAACGAGACGATCGTTCCAATAATGTGTACGTTCGTCGCGCAAGTACACATCCGCAAGTTGTGACGACTCAATTTTTACATTTGGGGTTGTTTCTTGAAAAGATGTTAACATAGCGCTTGATTCATTATTCTGATTATCATCAATAAAGAAAAAATGGATATCAATCGTATTGCAAGTAAGCCTTTGGAGCGAATGAAGAAAAGGTTCCAGAATAGCAGGCTTTTGGTGAACAGGACTTCCTACTAATACTCTTTTTTTAAATTCCGACATATGTTTCACCTAATGATGGTAGATTTCTATTTTTCATTACCTCTAAGTATTGTTTATTATGAAGAATTTGGGGATCTTCAGGACGAAATTTCCTTGCTGATTCATTGTGCTGATAAGCTAAATCATATTGTTGTAATCGGTCGTAGCAGACACAAAGTTGAAGATGTGGCAACCATGTTGAAAAAGCTGGATTAACAAACCCGCTACATTCAGTTGAAATTTCCAGCTGAATTGCGACATAGTACCAATAAATAGCATTTCTAAGTTCATTTCGTTCAAGAAAATAATAACCTAATCGACAGCAAAATTCAGGACGAGGGATATCGTAAATAAAGGATGTTAAAATAGCTATATACTCTTTCTCATGTTCACCTTTCTCAAAATAGCAATCTGCTAGTTTACTGCATGCTGAAATTTTATCTTCTATCCATCCTTCTTCTGTATTAAGAAACTTATTATAGTAGAAAATGGCTTTGTCATACGTTCCATTTTCTTTTAACTCATTTGCAAAGTAGTACAAATCTCTCGCTTCAAATGCTTCTCCCCTTGCAAGCTTATTCTTGTAAATACGCAAGTTACGATCTTTACTGTGACGTTCACTCTTATGAATAATCGAAATATTACTACTCTCTACTTTACCTTCAACATCTAAATATTCATGAACTGCTCCAATCCATTTAAATCCTGCCATTCTTCTTACAAGTCTATATTTTTTTATTTTCCCTGCCACATTTCCATATTCATCAAAATCAAGATAATAATCCATTGCTACTGCATCAACTTGAGATGAAAGCGTCTTTTTTAATTCTAAAAATTTTTCTACATCTTTTTCGTTTAATACATCATCTGCATCAAGCCATAAAATATAATCTTTTGTAGCCTGCTGAAAAGAGAAGTTTCGCGCTTTTGAAAAGTCGTCTTCCCATGGAAACTCTAATACTTTATTTGTAAACTGCGCCGCTATCTCAATAGTCTTATCTGTTGAACCTGTATCAACAATAACAATTTCATCAACAATTTCCTTTATGCTATTTAAACAACGTTGCAGCGTACTTTCCTCGTTTTTCACGATTAAACAAAGACTTACTGTAATCATTACTTTACCTCCCTTTCCTTTCTAGGCATTTACCTATATATATGTATGAAGAATGGAAGCAGAGTGTGAAACTTTCAAAAAAAATGTTTACGTTGCTGCTAAACAAAAGAAAAAAGCCTCTTCTTCTATTTAAAAAAGGAGAGGCTTTAAAAATCATTTAAAAAACCCTAACAAGTCTAATATAGCTACTATTAGATGTTACTCCATCAACTGTACTTCCTACTGTGACAACCGCAGGCGTCCCTCCCGATACTTGCCTTTGGACTCCTATAATATCACCTGCATTTAGCTGAAGAAGGTTAGCATTTACAGCTACAGCAGATCCTGAATTCGTATTTACACTGCTCCCTTGTGATCCTGTTCCAGTAACAACTGCTCCATTTCTTGTGGCAATAAATGCGGCACTAGAACCTGGGGCAAGTTGGACCCTGTAATCAATAATATAAATCCCGGTCTCATTCACTGTTACCGTTCCATTTGCATTTAGCGTAAAATCACCTGTTGAGTTGACAGGGCTTGAGGCATTAAGTGGGACAATCCCGGTTGCTGCTAAAGTAAATGTGCCTATTCTATAGAAAGTTCCATAAGTCCCGAATGCTGGTCCGGTGACTCCGGTTACGCCAGTTACTCCCGTTGTTCCTGTAACTCCCGTGGCTCCAGTAACCCCGGTTACTCCTGTGGCTCCTGTTGTTCCGGTTACTCCCGTGACTCCAGTTGTTCCGGTTACTCCCGTGACTCCAGTTGTTCCGGTGACTCCCGTGGCTCCGGTAACCCCGGTTGCTCCCGTGGCTCCAGTTGTTCCAGTGACTCCCGTGGCTCCGGTTGTTCCAGTGACTCCCGTGGCTCCGGTAACCCCGGTTGCTCCCGTGACTCCTGTTGTTCCGGTGACTCCCGTGGCTCCGGTAACTCCCGTTGTTCCGGTGACTCCTGTAGCTCCGGTTGCTCCTGTAGCTCCGGTTACTCCGGTTGTTCCGGTGACTCCCGTTGTCCCGGTGATTCCCGTGGCTCCGGTAACTCCCGTTGTCCCGGTGATTCCCGTGGCTCCGGTAACTCCCGTTGTCCCGGTGATTCCCGTGGCTCCGGTAACTCCAGTTGTTCCGGTTACTCCCGTGGCTCCGGTAACCCCGGTTGTTCCGGTGACTCCCGTGGCTCCGGTGATTCCCGTGGCTCCGGTAACCCCGGTTGTTCCGGTTTCTCCCGTTGTCCCGGTGATTCCCGTGGCTCCGGTTGCTCCTGTAGCTCCGGTTACTCCGGTTGTTCCGGTGACTCCCGTTATCCCGGTGATTCCCGTGGCTCCGGTAACCCCGGTTGTTCCGGTTTCTCCCGTTGTCCCGGTGATTCCCGTGGCTCCGGTTGCTCCTGTAGCTCCTGTGACTCCCGTGGCTCCTGTAGCTCCAATTGTTCCGGTTACTCCCGTGGCTCCGGTAACCCCGGTTGTTCCGGTTACTCCCGTGGCTCCGGTTGCTCCCGTTGTTCCCGTGACTCCGGTTACTCCGGTAACCCCGGTTGTTCCGGTGATTCCCGTAGCTCCGGTTACTCCCGTGGCTCCTGTAGTTCCGGTTACTCCGGTTGTTCCGGTTTCTCCCGTGGCTCCGGTTGCTCCCGTTGTTCCCGTGGCTCCGGTCTCTCCCGTGACTCCGGTTACTCCGGTAACCCCGGTTGTTCCGGTGATTCCCGTAGCTCCGGTTACTCCCGTGGCTCCTGTGACTCCGGTTTCTCCTGTAACCCCGGTTGTTCCGGTGATTCCCGTGGCTCCTGTAGTTCCGGTTACTCCGGTTGTTCCGGTTTCTCCCGTGGCTCCCGTTGATCCTGTGATTCCCGTGGCTCCGGTCTCTCCCGTGACTCCCGTGGCTCCGGTAACCCCGATTGTTCCGGTGATTCCCGTGGCTCCCGTTACTCCGGTTGCTCCGGTGATTCCCGTGGCTCCGGTCTCTCCCGTGGCTCCCGTTACTCCGGTTGCTCCGGTCTCTCCCGTGGCTCCGGTCTCTCCCGTGGCTCCCGTTACTCCGGTTGTTCCGGTGACTCCCGTGGCTCCCGTTACTCCCGTTGATCCTGTGATTCCCGTGGCTCCCGTTACTCCGGTTGTTCCGGTGATTCCCGTGGCTCCCGTTACTCCGGTTGCTCCGGTGATTCCCGTGGCTCCGGTTGCTCCCGTGGCTCCGGTTACTCCGGTTGCTCCGGTCTCTCCCGTGGCTCCCGTTACTCCCGTTGTTCCGGTGACTCCCGTGGCTCCCGTTACTCCCGTTGATCCTGTGATTCCCGTGGCTCCCGTTACTCCGGTTGTTCCCGTGATTCCCGTGGCTCCGGTTGTTCCGGTCTCTCCCGTGGCTCCCGTTACTCCGGTTGCTCCGGTGACTCCTGTAGCTCCGGTTGTTCCAGTGACTCCCGTAGCTCCCGTTGTTCCGGTGACTCCCGTAGCTCCCGTTGTTCCGGTGACTCCCGTAGCTCCCGTTGTTCCGGTGACTCCCGTAGCTCCCGTTGTTCCGGTGACTCCCGTTGATCCTGTAGC
This sequence is a window from Priestia filamentosa. Protein-coding genes within it:
- a CDS encoding class I SAM-dependent methyltransferase codes for the protein MWYRTHLNEVSTKRSKRYFVDYSLKALENSEKAFKERGVEANFLHSDIRMLNILSDSFDITWNVGVLEHFEEEEQVAIVQEMARITKPGGKVVILTPSADCLPYRVGKSYAEEYGTWPYGKEEPATTLENVIRKSGIIFKEEYNVGFLNSLDFLDFISDAGAVKEFMTSWYNKLSAEDKKRFPGYLLVSVGELSQD
- a CDS encoding glycosyltransferase family 2 protein, producing MSEFKKRVLVGSPVHQKPAILEPFLHSLQRLTCNTIDIHFFFIDDNQNNESSAMLTSFQETTPNVKIESSQLADVYLRDERTHYWNDRLVWKVAGFKNHIINHCLEEKYDYLFLIDSDLLLEPETVENLIQTEKDIVSEVFWTRWQPNTEPLPQVWLMDEYTQWEQRRGEELTEEEKYKRHMEFINKLKEKGLYEVGGLGACTLLSRRALEKGVNFKQIKNLSFWGEDRHFCIRAAALGISLYVDTHMPAFHIYRDSDLAYVDEFMTKKKTNVNIKGKNKLTLSMVVKNEGNRYLKKALEQHRTFIDEAVIIDDGSTDNTVDICLETLKGIPVHIIQNTQSKFSNEVELRKQQWEETIKRNPDWILNLDADEIFETGFASGVKEILEQRKFDVVCFRLYDFWNKTHYREDMYWRAHLTYRPFLVRYHKNFNYVWKETAQHCGRFPKNIFELKSTTSSWRLKHFGWATKEERLTKYRRYIELDPESKYGWHEQYVSILDEHPNLIEWTE
- a CDS encoding tetratricopeptide repeat-containing glycosyltransferase family 2 protein, which translates into the protein MITVSLCLIVKNEESTLQRCLNSIKEIVDEIVIVDTGSTDKTIEIAAQFTNKVLEFPWEDDFSKARNFSFQQATKDYILWLDADDVLNEKDVEKFLELKKTLSSQVDAVAMDYYLDFDEYGNVAGKIKKYRLVRRMAGFKWIGAVHEYLDVEGKVESSNISIIHKSERHSKDRNLRIYKNKLARGEAFEARDLYYFANELKENGTYDKAIFYYNKFLNTEEGWIEDKISACSKLADCYFEKGEHEKEYIAILTSFIYDIPRPEFCCRLGYYFLERNELRNAIYWYYVAIQLEISTECSGFVNPAFSTWLPHLQLCVCYDRLQQYDLAYQHNESARKFRPEDPQILHNKQYLEVMKNRNLPSLGETYVGI